One window from the genome of Leptidea sinapis chromosome 24, ilLepSina1.1, whole genome shotgun sequence encodes:
- the LOC126971868 gene encoding coiled-coil domain-containing protein 28A: MSLDIEEANETQQLMQNEGEDEEQKVSPSAISPVASNKMSSGAASLTSKTTPAFPTTGNSLNDSTKMSFVNERRQQRDFVRSHNNRPKNIPKETPDVKHMEKSLLDLLDDFHTGKLSAFSTGCSMEQMINIRDQQEHLARLHFKLYGDPEKPAEDNFENCTAKDKLSQLVQSLEQLSVSIEHLQSDESASNSKTTE, translated from the coding sequence ATGAGCCTCGACATAGAAGAAGCAAACGAAACGCAACAACTTATGCAGAATGAGGGAGAAGATGAGGAACAGAAGGTATCGCCTTCAGCGATTTCTCCCGTTGCAAGTAATAAAATGTCAAGTGGTGCAGCAAGTCTCACTTCGAAGACAACTCCGGCTTTTCCTACAACTGGGAACAGTTTGAACGATTCTACAAAAATGTCTTTCGTCAATGAACGCCGTCAACAACGTGATTTCGTACGCTCTCACAACAACAGGCCTAAGAATATACCAAAAGAAACTCCAGATGTTAAGCACATGGAAAAATCTTTACTTGATCTTTTGGATGATTTCCACACAGGGAAACTTAGTGCTTTTAGTACTGGCTGTAGCATGGAACAGATGATAAATATAAGGGATCAGCAAGAACACTTGGCTAGATTACACTTCAAATTGTATGGTGATCCAGAGAAACCTGCAGAGGACAATTTTGAGAACTGTACAGCCAAAGACAAACTGTCACAGTTGGTTCAAAGCTTAGAACAGCTGTCTGTCTCAATAGAACATTTACAGTCTGATGAAAGTGCAAGTAACAGTAAAACAACAGAATAA